The genomic DNA TAGGACACTCTCAGGCCTGGACGGCCGCTTCCGGGCCCGCGACTGATGCCGCTGGAGATCTCTGAGCGGGATCTTCGTCGTAGAAATAGTTGGCCATCAGGCTCTCTGCAATGAACAACAGGACCAGCAAACCCATCAGCACAGGGAAGACTTCAATACCAAGCCTTCCGACTCGGACCACCTGCAGCAGATCTTCTGGTTTGGAGACTGTTGCGTAGCGATCTTCTCCAAGAATCTCATTGAGCTGTTCCGGCGGAAGTCGGTTCAGGTTGCTTTCGTCGTCTCGAAGATTGACGGAGAACGAGGACAGGAATGGGCTGGTAGACTCAAAGGGACGAATCTGATAGTGCCCCGCGTCATCTGCATCGCTGATCAGGATCGTGGTTTGATCCGCGGGAAGAGCGGCGCGTGTCTGGCGAAACTCCGGGCGCCGCAAGAGGTATTGTCCAAAACGCTGACTGGGCGGCACCTGAATTTCGACCGGTCGACCGGCAACAAAATTGTGGACCTGATCTGTGGCACCGATCAGATACTGCATAATGCTGTCGGCCAGCGGAATAAAGGACCAGTTTTCGACGACAAGGTTATTCCAGTCGCTGCCGCCATTCACCAGATTGTCCAAAGCAGAAGTAAACATCAGACATCGGCCAGAGCCAACACGGCGTTCCAGCAGCGCCGGACGATCACCAATCCCATCGTACTGCATCAGGACTGATGCCTCCGGGTGCAGTTCGACTGCCCAGCATCGATCAAACAGGGCACGTGAAAGCTCCGTACGCCATTCGTCATCGGACGCGAATTTCCGGGTGACGGCATGTTGTTCCGATACGATTTTCATCACCGATGGCTCGTCGAGATAACGAACGGGAACAATTGGCTGTGCCGGAAGTAATCTTTGACTTTCGACGGTATCCCAGCGGTTTGGCTGAATTCCCTTCGCCCCGGTGCAGATGAAAACACCACCGCCGTTTTCAGCAAATCGGAGCAGTGCTGTCCATAGCGATGCATCCGGATCCGCACTATTGACGACGCAAACAACGTCAAAATCCGAGAAAGAATACTGACTGGCCTGAAGGGTGGTCGTTCGGGTGCAGTCATAGAATTGCCATCCCAGTCGGTCAGCCTCGTCAGGCTGCAGCACATTCTTCAGGTAGTAGGTTTCTTCTTCTCGATCCGAAATCATCAGGACGCGGGGGCGATTTCGAATCCCAAAACTGAAGTAACGAATGCTGTCGTCGGGCAATGGGTCAGAGCTGGCAATTCGCACAAAACCGTTTGCAAAGGGTTGCCCTTCCGGCGCCTGCAATTCAACGGAAACGCCCACGGCTCCGGTATCGATTTTCACCGACCGGGGAGCTCCAACGCGAACTTCTGAACCGTCAGGATTAATGAGGTATGTTTCAACCATCGTTTGAGGAGAAGCAGCTGTTGTTGCCTGCACCGTTACATTCAGCTGCAGCGGGCGTCCGGCGGCGCTGCTTTCCTCCGAAAGTTCCATATTGGCCAGACTGATGTTGTTGGGTTGTGCAACGCCGATATCGATCAGGTAAAGCTGAATCCAGTCGTTCACTTTCAACAGATCTGAAAGTCCGCTTTCGTCCGGATGTTTCCAGGCTGTCAGCGACCCATCGGTCAGCAGACAGACCTCTCGGGCAAAAAGATCGCTGGCTTCTGAGATGCCGAGTTCCTCTCGAACTCGCTGGCGATCGTCGATATGGCTCTGGACGGCATCCTTCAGTCGAGCATTCAGCGATTCTGGTATCGTGGTGAGCTCCAGTGAGTCCATTCTTGACTGCGCGCCAGCGAGATCGGCCTGAAAAACCACTTCCTCTTCCTGATCCAGACCCGCCACGGCAACTCGGCTTCCCGACGGGAGTTGTCCCAGGTATTCGGCTGCCACCTGTCTGGCTTTTTCCAGCCGCGTCAAATTCTCGTGGCGATAATTCATACTGATGCTGGTATCGAATACAAACACCACAGCAACCGGGATATCCTCTGTCGCTTCATTGCGCGGGGAAAGGAGTTCACCACGAACCCGAACTCCCCATGGAAGTCCCACTGCAATGATTGAAGCCAGTATTCCACCGAAAACACATGCAATGCGATGACGGCTTCGACGCTCACGGACTTGATGCCGGGCCAGGCTGGAATTCCGGTCACGGTGCGACAGCCATTGATAGACACCAAATGCCGCGGCGGTGACAAAACCCAGCGACAACCACTCCCACCAGCGAAGGCCGTAGCGAGCGGCGGGAAGAGATGGCCTTGCAACCGCGATCACCAATGCGACGATAAGACACGCTCGAAGAAGAAGCAAAAGAAGGTGCCTCAGTTGCATTCTCCGGGCGTTCGACGGCTGGCGAGCCTTCAATAATCTTAATGCAGGAAACTCGATCCTTTTGGGCTTCGCGCGCATCACCATGTGCAGGACAACCGGAATTGTCGCCAGCAGGAGTCCACTCAGGATGCTGAAGTTGATGAATGTCATGGGAGCAGTATATTCGAGATCCCAAAACCACGCATCGGTGGAGTTAACGGAATTCAATCAGGAATTGAAGGTGCCCTGCTCTTGTTGTTGGAGAAATGATTACAAAACTCCCCGGTATGAATTGCCAGACATCCACCCAGGGCACCAGCATCTGATTGCCTTATGTGGCAGCATGCCAAGCGTCGTCGTTGGCTTAAGTCAAGCAAGCACGCTCTTCCATACCCCGATCAAACTCAGACGCCGTGGTTCAGTTTTCTGCCTCAACTGTGATTCTACACCGATGAAACACGTTCTGGTTGTCGATGACGATTTGCTGATTTGTGACGTCACAAGACAACTACTTCAAATCCCTGGACTCCAGTGCCATTCAGCGCGGAATTATGAACAGGCGGTGCGGGTGATCGAGAAGTGCTGTCCGGACCTGATTCTTCTGGATCTGCATTTACCCGGAATGAGTGGCGTTGAGATTTCTCGCCGCATCCGGGAATTACCGACCGGCAGTCAGCCTCAAATCGTGGCATTCACGGGAGATGCAGTCCGGGATGTTACAGAATTTGCGAGTGAACATGGTTTTGATGACATAATCTGTAAGCCATTCCGGGTGGCAGATTTTAATAACCTGATTCAGCGATGTCTGGAAAGACAATCGGCGAAAGTGGATCAATAGCGATCGACTGGAAAGAGACATACAAAAAATCTGTCGTGCCGGGTCATTAAGGTGGCAAAACAATCCTGAGTCGCCAGACTTCCCGTCGGTCCTGTAGAAGGCCCATTCGACTGAAAGGAATTCTCGATGCCTCAAGATGAAAACATTTCTTCCGATTCCGTACCGGCGTCTCCATCGCAGGAGCGTCCCGGTGATTCCACCACCCCGGTTCGTCGGATGTCAGAAGACTGGCTGGCCGTTTTAATCGGCGGTATTCTCCTTCTGACTTCTATCGTCGGCGTAGTCCCCACCCGAACGCAATCGATCGAACCAGGGGACAATCAGCTGACGATTGGCTATCACAATCCGCTGAAGCCTCTGATCGGAAAACCCGGAAAGTGGACTGACAGCCCCCTGGAAGCAATTCAAGGGAAGCTACCCGCCATCGGCGGAGCGTTATTGATCACGCTTATCGCCTTCGGAGCAGGAATTGCTTTGAATGGACGAAGTTCGCAGGAATTTGCGATGGCTTTTGTTTCGGTCTTCCTGATTAGCCTGATCGCCTACATCCTCTCAGAACAGGTTGTCATCAAGCGATATGGTCTCGAGTACGCGTTGTGGGCTCTCCTGATTGGATTGCTCATCAGTAACACGATCGGCACGCCAGCGTTCATGAAGCCAGGAGTTCGGACGGAGCTGTACATGAAGGTGGGCCTGGTACTGCTTGGGGCCGAGGTCTTGTTCGGCAAGCTGCTGGCTCTGGGACTGCCGGGGGTCTTCATCGCGTGGGTGGTGACTCCTATCGTCCTGATCTCGACCTTCTGGTTTGGGCAGAAGGTGTTAAAGATCGGATCTCCATCGCTGAACATGGTCATTTCAGCAGACATGTCTGTGTGTGGAGTGTCTGCGGCCATCGCCACAGCGTCTGCCTGCAAAGCCAAAAAGGAAGAGCTCTCCACAGCGATCGGGATCTCACTTGCCTTCACAGTGGTCATGATGGTTGTTCTGCCGCAAGTGATCAAGATGGCAGGTCTGGATCCCATTGTAGGTGGGGCATGGATCGGGGGAACAATTGACTCAACCGGCGCTGTTGGAGCTGCGGGGGCGATGCTGGGCGAGGAGGCGGAAGTTGTAGCGACGACAATCAAAATGATCCAGAACATTCTGATCGGAGTCGTCGCATTTTGTGTCGCGGTGTATTGGGTGACGTTTGTTGAAAGAACGCCCGACACCAAACCCGATGTCACTGAAATCTGGCGCAGGTTTCCCAAGTTCATTCTTGGATTTCTTGCGGCATCGATTGTCATGTCAATCATCAGCGAACGTGTTGACGGCGGATCGACAATGGTCAAGACCGTCATTGACGGAAGCACGAAAGGCTTGCGAGGGTGGTGCTTCTGTCTCGCATTTGTCAGCATCGGACTGGAGACTGAATTCAAAACGCTGCTCAGGTTCTTCAAAGGCGGAAAGCCTCTGGTCCTTTATATCTGCGGACAGACACTGAATCTTTGCCTGACATTATTTATG from Planctomycetaceae bacterium includes the following:
- a CDS encoding response regulator; translation: MKHVLVVDDDLLICDVTRQLLQIPGLQCHSARNYEQAVRVIEKCCPDLILLDLHLPGMSGVEISRRIRELPTGSQPQIVAFTGDAVRDVTEFASEHGFDDIICKPFRVADFNNLIQRCLERQSAKVDQ
- a CDS encoding BatA domain-containing protein, whose protein sequence is MTFINFSILSGLLLATIPVVLHMVMRAKPKRIEFPALRLLKARQPSNARRMQLRHLLLLLLRACLIVALVIAVARPSLPAARYGLRWWEWLSLGFVTAAAFGVYQWLSHRDRNSSLARHQVRERRSRHRIACVFGGILASIIAVGLPWGVRVRGELLSPRNEATEDIPVAVVFVFDTSISMNYRHENLTRLEKARQVAAEYLGQLPSGSRVAVAGLDQEEEVVFQADLAGAQSRMDSLELTTIPESLNARLKDAVQSHIDDRQRVREELGISEASDLFAREVCLLTDGSLTAWKHPDESGLSDLLKVNDWIQLYLIDIGVAQPNNISLANMELSEESSAAGRPLQLNVTVQATTAASPQTMVETYLINPDGSEVRVGAPRSVKIDTGAVGVSVELQAPEGQPFANGFVRIASSDPLPDDSIRYFSFGIRNRPRVLMISDREEETYYLKNVLQPDEADRLGWQFYDCTRTTTLQASQYSFSDFDVVCVVNSADPDASLWTALLRFAENGGGVFICTGAKGIQPNRWDTVESQRLLPAQPIVPVRYLDEPSVMKIVSEQHAVTRKFASDDEWRTELSRALFDRCWAVELHPEASVLMQYDGIGDRPALLERRVGSGRCLMFTSALDNLVNGGSDWNNLVVENWSFIPLADSIMQYLIGATDQVHNFVAGRPVEIQVPPSQRFGQYLLRRPEFRQTRAALPADQTTILISDADDAGHYQIRPFESTSPFLSSFSVNLRDDESNLNRLPPEQLNEILGEDRYATVSKPEDLLQVVRVGRLGIEVFPVLMGLLVLLFIAESLMANYFYDEDPAQRSPAASVAGPEAAVQA
- a CDS encoding putative sulfate exporter family transporter; translation: MPQDENISSDSVPASPSQERPGDSTTPVRRMSEDWLAVLIGGILLLTSIVGVVPTRTQSIEPGDNQLTIGYHNPLKPLIGKPGKWTDSPLEAIQGKLPAIGGALLITLIAFGAGIALNGRSSQEFAMAFVSVFLISLIAYILSEQVVIKRYGLEYALWALLIGLLISNTIGTPAFMKPGVRTELYMKVGLVLLGAEVLFGKLLALGLPGVFIAWVVTPIVLISTFWFGQKVLKIGSPSLNMVISADMSVCGVSAAIATASACKAKKEELSTAIGISLAFTVVMMVVLPQVIKMAGLDPIVGGAWIGGTIDSTGAVGAAGAMLGEEAEVVATTIKMIQNILIGVVAFCVAVYWVTFVERTPDTKPDVTEIWRRFPKFILGFLAASIVMSIISERVDGGSTMVKTVIDGSTKGLRGWCFCLAFVSIGLETEFKTLLRFFKGGKPLVLYICGQTLNLCLTLFMSWLMFKVVFPRAADVLAK